CAGCAAAATATCCAGAGCGAGTGCAATCTTTGATTGTGCAAAACGGCAATGCTTATGAGGAAGGTCTGCGCGAATTTTGGGAGCCGATCAAGGCATACTGGCAGGAGCGATCGCCTGAGAATGTAGAGAAACTCAAATATCTTGTCACCCTGGAAGCGACAAAATGGCAATACACCAACGGGGTTCGCAATCCTGAAGCGATCAGTCCGGATACCTGGACGATTGATCAACATTTTCTCGATCGCCCCGGTAATGGTGAGATTCAACTGGCGCTATTGTACAGCTACGGCACGAATCCACCGCTCTATCCCCAATGGCAAGAGTATTTCCGCAAATATCAGCCACCGACTCTGATTGTCTGGGGCAAGAATGACTACATTTTCCCTGCTGAAGGTGCTTATTCCTACCAGCGCGACCTGAAAGACGTTGAGTTCCATTTACTCGATACAGGACATTTTGCACTGGAGGAAGAGGGAGAGGCGATCGCAAATTACATCACTCAATTTCTCGCGTCACGACTGCAACCTATTCTTGCCTAATCAACCACTAATGAACACTGCCAAGTTCATTGGCTTAACAGTGATATTTCAACCCATTATTCACTACTTATCCCAAGGAGAACATCATGGTTGCTCAAATCAATTCACCAGCAGTAAACGTTTTAGAAGTCGCAGATGATCCGCGTCTTTCCAGAGAAACGAAGGAATTTTTAAACGTGTTGAATTCAGGGGGTGTGGCTTTAGAAACCTTATCTCCACTCGAAGCGCGTCAAGTCCTTGTGGATGGACAGGCTTCCGTGACCGTCGATCTTTCTGGCATTGAGGAGTCTGAGAAGACGATTACTGCTGACGGTTACACAATTACGCTCAACATCGTGCGTCCTGAAGGAGTTCAAGGTATCTTACCCGTTTTCATCTTTATTCATGGTGGTGGTTGGGTATTGGGTGATTACCCAACCCATAAGCGAATGGTTCGCGATCTCGTTGTGCTTT
The sequence above is drawn from the Oscillatoria sp. FACHB-1407 genome and encodes:
- a CDS encoding alpha/beta fold hydrolase, with translation MTTYRTVSIDGLDIFYREAGSRDNPTILLLHGFPTSSHMFRNLIPALADKFHLIAPDYPGYGNSSMPTVNEFDYTFDHLTEIVEKFIDAIDLKKYSLYVMDYGAPIGYRIAAKYPERVQSLIVQNGNAYEEGLREFWEPIKAYWQERSPENVEKLKYLVTLEATKWQYTNGVRNPEAISPDTWTIDQHFLDRPGNGEIQLALLYSYGTNPPLYPQWQEYFRKYQPPTLIVWGKNDYIFPAEGAYSYQRDLKDVEFHLLDTGHFALEEEGEAIANYITQFLASRLQPILA